In Thermoanaerobacterium xylanolyticum LX-11, the genomic window CTAATATAGGCTTTATAAGCTTATCTATGAATCTTGCATCGTGCTGCCCATCTGCATCAATCTGTATTGCTATATCATATCCATACTTGTAAGCGTACTTATACCCTGTCTGCATACATCCACCGATCCCAAGGTTAAAAGGAAGATCTATGACTGTGACACCATTGTTTTTAGCGATAAAAGACGTCTTATCGCTGGAACCGTCATTGACAACGAGTATATCTACATCTTTATTTGTTAACTTTATGTTATTAATGACGCTATCGATAGTCTTTTCCTCGTTGTAAGCCGGAATGATGACAATGACATTTGGCAATTTATTCAACTCCCATCACATTAATACACATTTCATTATATCATAAATTTATCACATAACTAAATTTTGCCTTATTTTTACATCAAAATTTGCGTTAAGCCTTCTTAAATACCCAAAGCTTGCTGCCTACAAAATTTATCATCATTGAAAACAATGTGGCAATAATCTTAGCGGAAAGTACGCCTAAAACGGGTTTTATTGGATACAGGATGGAAAGAGATACAGCTAATGATACACCATTGACAGCAATAAACTTGAATATTTCATAACCATGTGGAGTTGATTTATCGCCAAATGTCCAGTATTTATTCATCATAAAGCTGTTTACAACACCACAGCTATAAGATATCACCTGCGCCGCCATGTAGTACATTCCAAAAAACGTAAGAACAGTGAAAACCGAAAAATCCACCAAAGTATTTACTATGCCTACAAGATTAAACTTTATAAACTGTATAATCCCTGCTTTGCTATTATCTTGTTTCTCCTGTCTTTCCATCATCAAACCCCACCTTTCTCGCTATGATGTACAATGGTCTATCCCTTACTTCATCGTATATCCTTCCGATGTACTCACCAAATGCTCCTAAGACTGAAAAGTTTAGACCAAATAAGATCATATTTATAGCTATGACTGTATTTTCTATCGATACATCAACGCCTGCAATCCTTAAAACAAGCTCTACAATCAAATACGCAAATCCTGTAACTAACAGAAAAACGCCCAAATTCAAAGGCAATTTAAGCGGTGCATACGAAAACGACGTAATACCATCCATGGCAAGCTTAAGCATCTTTTTAAGTGTGTATTTCGTTTCACCTGCAAGCCTTGGATCTCTTACGTATTCTACACCTGTTTGCTTAAAACCTACCCAGCTTACAAGCCCTCTTATATACCTGTTTTTTTCTTTTATTGATGTCATAGAATTCATTACATCACATACTTTTCTATCTATCAAGCGAAAATCACCTGTATCGACTGGTATATCTACATTTGTAAGACTTTTTAGCAATCTGTAGAATACTCTTGCTGTAAAGAGCTTAAAGAATGACTCACCTTTTCTTTCTGCCCTTTTGCCATACACAACGTCGTATCCTTCTTTCCACTTCTCAATCATCTTCAATATCACTTCAGGTGGATCCTGCAGATCTGCATCGATGACAACAACAGCATCACCTTTCGCATTATCCATGCCAGCGGTTATAGCTGTCTGATGCCCAAAATTTCTCGAAAAGCTTATAAGTTTCACATTTCTATCATTCATGCTTATCCCACTTAGAATCTCTGCTGACTTGTCATGGCTGCCGTCATCTACAAATATAAGCTCGTAAGTCTCATCAGTTGAGTCCATGACTTTTTTAAGTCGCCTGTACGATTCTTCAATAAGAAGTTCTTCGTTGTACACAGGTATGACAACAGAATACTTTATATGAGACATATCTATCCCTTCTTTCAAAATATTTATGTTCAAGTGTCAATGTCAGTTGACATTGACACCTTTAAGATCATAAAGTTCCCCAAAATCTCTGCCAAATCCTCCGAAGCCATTACCGCTTTGAGTAGAATTTGTGCTGCTCCATTCGCTTGTTGGCACAAGCTTTCCATTTTCTCTTACCCAGTTCATTATCTCACTATTAGAGCCTCTATCCATGCCGCCAGTCATCACATACCTTACTTCGCCTTTTTTCACAAGCTCTTTAAATTGACTTAAGGTCAAAATATTGTCTGAGCCTGAGAAACCTCCTAATGCCATCACAGGTTCGCCTGTCTTTATAATTATGCTATCGGCGCTTTGTGATGATGATACGACTAAAAGATACTTTGCGCTACCTTTGTTTTTCTCAAGGAAACTTATAAGCTTAGAATCTGCACTGCTATTTATATTTCCGCCACCGAAATCAAACCTATTTCTACCTGTCATAAGCTCTAATCCTGCTGATGGCATGGTACCGTTCATAGGATAAAATAGCGTCGTAGCTGACCAGATAGTAGGCGCTATCAAAAGCCCTATTACACCTACTGTAAGCATCGCCTTTTTGACTTTAAATCCGCCATTCTTAGCAAAAGTCATCAATGACAAAACTACTGCCGATCCGATAGAAAACACTGCAACAGACAACATGATGTACTTTGTAATGTTAGATGTATTGTAGTGGTAGTACAATATGAGAAGTTCGACTAAGCCGTCAGCCACAAATGATAAAGGCAAAAGCCACGACTTTGTACCACCTTCTTTATACATCTCCCACATTGAAACGATGCCTATGCCTGTAAGTGTCGCTATAGGAGGTGCCATCATCGTCAAATAGTACGGATGGAACATGCCTGTTGTAAAGCTAAAGTATATAAACACAGGCACAAGCCATGAAATCCACAATATCAGAGAAAGCTTCCTACCATCATCAAATGGCCTTTTAAGCCTTTTTCTTAAAAGTTCTGCTAAAAATCCAAAGATCGCCATAGGGAAAAGCCATATTATCTGATCAGACAAGCTGTTGTTTGAAAAAAGCCTCAATATGCTGGCTTTTTCATCTCCGCCGAACATACCGCCCATTCCGCCTCTATTGCCATTTGGCCTTCCAAAATTGCCGCCTGCGAAATTTGGATTTGCACCATTTTGCCCATTAAACCTTGGAAAATTGCCTTGGTTAACCTGAGCATTGAAATTGCCAAAGTTTCTCCTAAATTCTCCACCATTGAAATTTCCTATGCGACCGCCGCCAAATCCACCGCCAAAACCTGTGTTTCTGCCAAGCCCAAGCCTCTCAAGCCCATTGTGCCCTATAATAAGCTCTAATTCTGAATTGTCTGTGCTGCTACCTACATAAGGTCTCATGCTTTGAGGAGTCATGTCAACAATGATTGCCCACGAAAGGGATACAATAAGTAACACAACAGTAGCTAATGACAAATAGCCGATCCTTTTCTTAAAACTTATCTTTGATGCTAAGATGTACGTTATATACACTGCTGGAATTATCATGTATGCCTCCAGCATCTTTACATTAAAGCCAACGCCTACTAAAAATAAGCTTAACAGCAAATACTTAAGTTTGCCTGTGTCCAAGGCTTTCATAAAAGCTAAAACTGCAAACAAAAGGGTCATAAGGAGCATATTGTCTATTGTATTGTTTCTGCTGTCTGCCACAAATACAGGTGTTGTGGCCAAAACCAATGCTGATATAAGCCCCGCTGTCTTGCCAAAATACCTTTTAACGAGGACGTATATTAAGGCTACTGATATGACACCTGCTATGGCCTGCGGCAGCAATATGCTTATGCCGCTAAATCCAAATATTTTAGCAAAAATAGTCTGTATCCAAAAGCCCAGCGGCGGCTTGTCTATCGTGACAAATCCAGCCGGATCGTAAGATACAAAGAAAAAATTCTTAAGGCTCATGCTCATGCTTTTTACGCCTGCAGCGTAATACTGGTTTGCATATCCTTCAATACTTAAATTAGTAAAATTCAATATTGCTGATAATAGTAAGATTAAATATAATCCGATATTGTCTTTATTAAACTTCAATCTTTTCATAGTCATCCTCCAATCCTTTTTGCTGTAAGATTATTGTAATAATTTTGTCGCTCATATAAGCTTCGTGTTCTATGTATCTTCGATTCACTTCCCTCGTTTTGCTAACGCCGTCTATGCGTTGTGACGGCTTTCGCTAACGCTCATACACAAAACTTCGCTACGTTCATCGGATACATTAACGAACACTACGCAATATATTCGCTCATAAAATTATTACAAATTAAGTACTTGCTTGAATTCTATCGTTCATATAAGCTTATTCCACATATCTCAATATAACCTCAGAATGTCTTATAAGTTTCAAATAGTTGTGTGAATTTCGTGTGATTCTAAATCTAAATCAAAAGTACATACCCTATTTAATACAGCCACATCGTAAGATACTTTTACAAGGTAAATTGCCATCACAACATTTGCCAATGAAACCATCATAGGTATAAAACCAAAAGAATTCCTTAAACTTCCAAACAAAACATAGTACATATTTAAAAAGCTTGTTATGCTGAAACCGGCAAAAAAACCAAATAGCCTCATGTCTTTTACATACAAAAATGCTATTATCGCCAATGTTACAGCAGGGAAAAGGTACCTCTCATGCATCCCTGTAGAAAATGTAAATACACCTGCAATCTGAATTAAAGCTGCTAAAAATGACAATTTGCTGTTTTTCCCTTTAATGTATATAAACCATGAAAATGCAGTCGTTAGAACTATGAATAAAAATCCCCATGTGCTGTAGCTAAATACAAACAATTTTGTACCAGAATTGACATAGTTTGCTCCCAGCAATCCGTATAAATTAAAGCCATTTACAGATGCGTATGGATACTCTGAAATGGTCTTTTCATACAGCTTAAATATCCACAAAGGATCTTGACCTATGGCAAACGGCACTAATACTATAACTGCCGTAACCAGTGACACCACAAAAGCCTTTAAGAAATTTTTAAAGCTTCTCTCATTTACAATCTCAAAAAACAAGACTGGTGCAAATATGATTCCCTGTGGCTTCATAAGCACTGCTGCGGTGAAAAACACTGACGAAAGTCCCAGCTTTTTCTCTGACAAAAAGTACACCGCTACTATTACAAGCATCGTGAAAAACGAATCAACCTGTCCCCACGCAGATGAATTTATGAATACAGCCGGATTGAAAATGTACAAAGCCGACATAAATGCACTTATGTTTTTTGCAAAATGCTTATTTGCTATTTTGTATATGATGTAAGATGATGCAATATCAGCTAAAATCGATGGAAGCTTTAAAATCACATTGTAGTAATGTGATAGATTTCCGATTGATGCTATCTTGCCTATTAAGTAAAGCACGTAGATGTAAAGCGGTGGATAATCACAGCTTGGAGTATTTTTATAAAAGTTTAAGATGTCCTGCGATGCAGACTGTGCCCAGCTTCTAAAAAGCCCTATATCGCCTGAAAAACCTTCAATAGTTGCAGCTATGTAAAGACGCATGAAAAATCCTATCAAAAATAGTAAAGCTATGATAAATGCGTCAC contains:
- a CDS encoding GtrA family protein, translating into MMERQEKQDNSKAGIIQFIKFNLVGIVNTLVDFSVFTVLTFFGMYYMAAQVISYSCGVVNSFMMNKYWTFGDKSTPHGYEIFKFIAVNGVSLAVSLSILYPIKPVLGVLSAKIIATLFSMMINFVGSKLWVFKKA
- a CDS encoding glycosyltransferase family 2 protein encodes the protein MSHIKYSVVIPVYNEELLIEESYRRLKKVMDSTDETYELIFVDDGSHDKSAEILSGISMNDRNVKLISFSRNFGHQTAITAGMDNAKGDAVVVIDADLQDPPEVILKMIEKWKEGYDVVYGKRAERKGESFFKLFTARVFYRLLKSLTNVDIPVDTGDFRLIDRKVCDVMNSMTSIKEKNRYIRGLVSWVGFKQTGVEYVRDPRLAGETKYTLKKMLKLAMDGITSFSYAPLKLPLNLGVFLLVTGFAYLIVELVLRIAGVDVSIENTVIAINMILFGLNFSVLGAFGEYIGRIYDEVRDRPLYIIARKVGFDDGKTGETR
- a CDS encoding glycosyltransferase family 39 protein, whose protein sequence is MKRLKFNKDNIGLYLILLLSAILNFTNLSIEGYANQYYAAGVKSMSMSLKNFFFVSYDPAGFVTIDKPPLGFWIQTIFAKIFGFSGISILLPQAIAGVISVALIYVLVKRYFGKTAGLISALVLATTPVFVADSRNNTIDNMLLMTLLFAVLAFMKALDTGKLKYLLLSLFLVGVGFNVKMLEAYMIIPAVYITYILASKISFKKRIGYLSLATVVLLIVSLSWAIIVDMTPQSMRPYVGSSTDNSELELIIGHNGLERLGLGRNTGFGGGFGGGRIGNFNGGEFRRNFGNFNAQVNQGNFPRFNGQNGANPNFAGGNFGRPNGNRGGMGGMFGGDEKASILRLFSNNSLSDQIIWLFPMAIFGFLAELLRKRLKRPFDDGRKLSLILWISWLVPVFIYFSFTTGMFHPYYLTMMAPPIATLTGIGIVSMWEMYKEGGTKSWLLPLSFVADGLVELLILYYHYNTSNITKYIMLSVAVFSIGSAVVLSLMTFAKNGGFKVKKAMLTVGVIGLLIAPTIWSATTLFYPMNGTMPSAGLELMTGRNRFDFGGGNINSSADSKLISFLEKNKGSAKYLLVVSSSQSADSIIIKTGEPVMALGGFSGSDNILTLSQFKELVKKGEVRYVMTGGMDRGSNSEIMNWVRENGKLVPTSEWSSTNSTQSGNGFGGFGRDFGELYDLKGVNVN
- a CDS encoding glycosyltransferase family 39 protein, with the translated sequence MGKKMLKYSLSFVLVLLVILSVYSLYHYSGSTEGFIGNFQHSFTQGSTNRSWGSGSTNQGVWQRGNFSQGNGQNGQSQWQMPRSRADFRGFRGTSSKHGVYIMAYAAVVFLLFVLSYYALKNKKFKLDFQSDAFIIALLFLIGFFMRLYIAATIEGFSGDIGLFRSWAQSASQDILNFYKNTPSCDYPPLYIYVLYLIGKIASIGNLSHYYNVILKLPSILADIASSYIIYKIANKHFAKNISAFMSALYIFNPAVFINSSAWGQVDSFFTMLVIVAVYFLSEKKLGLSSVFFTAAVLMKPQGIIFAPVLFFEIVNERSFKNFLKAFVVSLVTAVIVLVPFAIGQDPLWIFKLYEKTISEYPYASVNGFNLYGLLGANYVNSGTKLFVFSYSTWGFLFIVLTTAFSWFIYIKGKNSKLSFLAALIQIAGVFTFSTGMHERYLFPAVTLAIIAFLYVKDMRLFGFFAGFSITSFLNMYYVLFGSLRNSFGFIPMMVSLANVVMAIYLVKVSYDVAVLNRVCTFDLDLESHEIHTTI